In the genome of Terriglobales bacterium, one region contains:
- the glsA gene encoding glutaminase A: protein MLIANTKSLNRLIATVLTILVLTPLSVSAQTARSPVAPRRELVEQVVREAYDKFKTDTSGKNADYIPYLAQVDSKLFGIAIVTTDNQVLTLGDVKYSFSIQSISKVFTLALAMEELGPEAVFQKIGSEPTGRPFNSPLAVVDMPTHTGNPLVNAGAIATTSLISGKDAEEKWNKILNFYSKAAGEKLSLIDEVYKSEAATNTGNKALSMLLAKYDRIYADPFQSVDIYTKQCSVGVNAVQLARMGATLANNGVNPATGEQVIKREDIPHILSTMAMAGLYDGSGGWAWHVGLPSKSGVGGGIVAIAPGKGAIAVFAPPLDEAGNSVKAQKVIDYVTERLNYNLYSPSSVGLK from the coding sequence ATGCTGATCGCCAATACGAAGTCTTTGAATCGACTGATCGCCACGGTTCTGACCATTCTCGTCCTAACTCCACTATCGGTCTCGGCCCAGACTGCGCGAAGTCCGGTTGCACCAAGGCGAGAACTGGTCGAGCAAGTCGTACGAGAGGCTTATGACAAGTTCAAAACGGACACCAGCGGGAAGAATGCGGATTACATCCCTTATCTCGCGCAGGTCGACTCCAAGCTATTTGGGATTGCGATCGTCACCACGGACAACCAGGTCCTGACGCTGGGAGACGTGAAGTACTCATTCTCGATCCAATCCATCTCCAAGGTCTTTACCCTCGCTCTGGCAATGGAGGAACTGGGTCCCGAGGCAGTGTTTCAGAAGATTGGCTCAGAGCCTACAGGCCGGCCATTCAATTCTCCATTGGCGGTGGTCGACATGCCAACTCACACGGGGAACCCGCTGGTGAATGCTGGAGCGATTGCAACGACAAGCCTGATCTCCGGCAAGGACGCTGAAGAGAAATGGAACAAGATCCTGAACTTCTACAGCAAAGCGGCAGGGGAGAAGCTGTCTCTGATCGACGAGGTCTATAAGTCGGAAGCTGCGACCAATACAGGTAACAAGGCGCTCTCGATGCTGCTCGCCAAATACGACCGCATCTATGCCGATCCGTTCCAGTCCGTCGACATCTACACCAAGCAGTGCTCGGTCGGCGTGAATGCGGTTCAACTCGCTCGCATGGGAGCAACCTTGGCCAACAACGGGGTGAATCCGGCAACCGGCGAACAAGTGATAAAGCGCGAGGACATCCCACACATCCTGAGCACGATGGCGATGGCTGGCTTGTATGACGGCTCCGGCGGCTGGGCCTGGCATGTTGGTCTACCCTCAAAAAGCGGGGTCGGTGGAGGCATCGTCGCCATCGCGCCGGGTAAGGGTGCCATTGCGGTATTCGCTCCTCCTCTGGATGAGGCCGGAAACAGCGTGAAGGCACAGAAGGTCATTGACTATGTGACGGAGAGGCTGAACTACAACCTCTATTCGCCGAGTTCAGTTGGCTTGAAGTAG
- a CDS encoding amidohydrolase family protein, which produces MAHIKFRAGSVSPLLVFAFVTTLVLTCTHCLSQSQPELNDVHFHLTNYIQQGTDIHDFVRIMGTKVGRVAVFGIPLQQEWSYENSGDFAPTYYLQTDAPLYYYSFTDAYIAMAYRSLSKQEQARFDPMITGFNPTDMYAADHIRRVLQTFPGVFSGIGEFTIHKEFVSAKVSGGTASLRNPALDRILDFAAEVGLVVLIHNDMDVPFAKEGSPPAYLDQMKAVLKRHPKTTIIWAHTGMGRIVRPIQGHAATIEAILQDPAFSHVNFDISWNEVAKYLVATPESTRISADLMNRYPDRFLFGTDEVAPSTQEQYLRVYYQYAPLWQLLTPAAREKITRGNYERIFDEARRKVRAWEDVNAK; this is translated from the coding sequence ATGGCCCACATAAAATTCCGAGCTGGCAGCGTCAGTCCACTATTGGTTTTCGCGTTCGTCACAACTCTTGTCCTAACTTGTACGCATTGCCTGTCGCAGTCGCAGCCTGAGTTGAACGACGTTCACTTCCATCTTACGAACTATATCCAACAGGGCACGGATATCCATGATTTCGTCAGGATCATGGGAACTAAGGTTGGCCGTGTGGCTGTGTTTGGAATTCCCCTGCAGCAGGAATGGTCCTATGAGAACTCCGGCGATTTTGCACCCACCTATTATCTGCAGACCGACGCACCCTTGTATTACTACTCCTTCACCGATGCCTACATTGCGATGGCGTATCGCTCCCTTTCGAAGCAGGAGCAGGCGCGCTTTGATCCGATGATCACCGGCTTCAATCCCACAGATATGTACGCTGCGGATCACATTCGACGGGTTCTACAAACATTTCCGGGAGTTTTCTCCGGTATTGGGGAATTCACGATTCATAAGGAGTTCGTCTCTGCCAAGGTGAGCGGGGGGACCGCCTCCCTGCGGAATCCTGCTCTCGATCGCATCCTGGACTTCGCTGCCGAAGTTGGGCTTGTGGTGCTCATTCACAATGATATGGACGTGCCCTTCGCAAAGGAGGGCTCGCCTCCCGCCTACCTGGATCAAATGAAGGCTGTCTTGAAACGACATCCGAAGACGACGATCATCTGGGCGCATACCGGAATGGGAAGGATCGTTCGTCCGATTCAGGGTCACGCGGCCACGATCGAAGCGATATTGCAGGATCCTGCCTTCAGTCACGTCAATTTCGACATTTCATGGAACGAGGTGGCGAAGTACCTTGTGGCGACGCCGGAGAGTACCAGGATTAGCGCTGACCTTATGAATCGTTATCCTGATCGTTTTCTGTTCGGAACAGACGAGGTGGCGCCTTCGACACAAGAGCAGTACCTAAGGGTGTACTACCAGTATGCCCCGCTCTGGCAACTCCTGACTCCAGCCGCGCGTGAAAAGATCACCAGAGGCAATTACGAGCGTATCTTTGATGAGGCTCGAAGAAAGGTACGCGCCTGGGAGGACGTAAACGCCAAGTAG
- a CDS encoding zinc dependent phospholipase C family protein, with protein sequence MIVGFLLGVSGVPNCAAYSVLTHEAIVDAAWKDSIEPTLLRRFPNATAEELLRARAYAYGGAIIQDLGYYPFGNRFFSDLTHYVRSGDFVFALIEESRDLNEYAFALGAMSHYAADNSGHGLATNRAVALMYPKLEKKYGPQVTYQEKPSAHMKVEFGFDVDRVAKSHYAPEAYHDFIGFEVSRPLLERAFARTYSLDLSNIFGRVNLAMGSYRHAVSTAIPRMTRAAWHLKKDEIQHSDPSETKTKFIYNVSNADYRKDWGEVYEKPGFFGRLRAFFWRIVPKIGPYSVLAFHPPTPAVEQLYMLSFNETLDHYRALLLAQREGQLQLPNENLDTGELTAAADYRLTDEAYAKLLNKTYGKPISDSLRQDFLAYYSDLEKPFATKRNSKDWHELVKELDSLRVTPVAATSSR encoded by the coding sequence TTGATTGTTGGATTTCTGCTGGGAGTCTCCGGTGTTCCCAATTGTGCGGCCTACTCCGTTCTTACACATGAAGCTATCGTCGATGCCGCGTGGAAGGACAGCATCGAGCCAACTCTTTTGAGGCGATTCCCCAATGCCACAGCGGAAGAACTGCTGCGCGCCCGCGCCTATGCCTATGGGGGAGCAATTATCCAGGACCTGGGTTATTACCCTTTCGGCAACCGATTCTTCAGCGACCTCACGCACTATGTCCGAAGCGGAGATTTTGTTTTCGCCTTGATCGAAGAATCCCGAGACCTAAATGAATACGCATTCGCGCTGGGCGCAATGTCACATTACGCTGCCGACAATTCCGGGCACGGGCTTGCCACCAACCGAGCGGTGGCGCTGATGTACCCCAAATTGGAAAAGAAGTACGGTCCGCAGGTCACGTATCAGGAAAAGCCGTCGGCACATATGAAAGTGGAGTTTGGCTTCGATGTGGACCGGGTGGCCAAAAGCCATTACGCACCGGAAGCCTACCACGACTTTATCGGCTTTGAGGTTTCAAGGCCGCTCTTGGAAAGAGCCTTCGCTAGAACCTACTCGCTCGATCTCTCGAATATCTTTGGTCGGGTGAACCTGGCCATGGGCAGCTACCGCCACGCCGTTTCCACAGCCATTCCCCGCATGACGAGAGCGGCATGGCATCTTAAGAAAGACGAGATTCAACACAGCGATCCCAGCGAGACCAAGACAAAATTCATCTACAACGTTTCCAACGCCGACTATCGAAAGGACTGGGGTGAGGTTTACGAAAAACCAGGCTTCTTTGGCCGCCTACGGGCGTTCTTCTGGCGCATCGTGCCCAAGATCGGACCCTATAGTGTGCTCGCATTCCATCCACCCACACCCGCTGTCGAACAGCTCTACATGCTCAGCTTTAATGAGACCCTCGACCACTATCGGGCATTGCTGCTTGCACAACGGGAAGGCCAACTCCAACTACCCAATGAAAACCTGGACACGGGAGAACTAACCGCAGCAGCTGACTATAGGCTTACGGACGAAGCTTACGCCAAATTGTTGAACAAAACGTATGGCAAACCTATTTCAGACTCTCTGCGCCAGGATTTTCTTGCTTATTACTCCGATCTCGAAAAGCCCTTTGCAACCAAGCGGAATTCGAAAGACTGGCACGAGCTCGTCAAAGAGTTGGATTCCTTAAGAGTAACTCCTGTGGCTGCTACCTCCAGTCGGTGA
- a CDS encoding AI-2E family transporter yields the protein MALEQSAVEKTHTNQALRAFIEISLVVVMAAASLMILRPFLPLIAWGIIIAIASYPGYGKLLRIFGGRRVLVAVIWTLLLLSILIVPVVLLAQTLVEGIHSLAGHLRDGTLTVPLPPARIETWPLIGGPLKTLWTAASTNLGEVLKRFTPQIKSSIPVLLSVSAGIGLSVLQFVLSILVSGVLLASADGAAKVSRSLVNRLFENNGPEVEDLVGSTIRSVTSGILGVAVIQSAFAGLGFLVVGLPGAGLWAMIFLFAAVLQVGPLVLIPAVAYVFTIASTTKAVTFLVWCIIVALMDNILKPLLLGRGAAVPIVVVFLGAIGGFMAMGIIGLFVGAVVLSVGYKLLLAWLEGPTAAQPGI from the coding sequence ATGGCTCTTGAACAATCAGCGGTTGAGAAGACCCACACGAACCAGGCCCTCAGAGCGTTCATTGAGATCAGTCTGGTGGTTGTGATGGCTGCCGCTTCTCTTATGATCCTGCGGCCCTTCCTTCCCCTGATTGCCTGGGGCATCATCATCGCGATCGCTTCTTACCCCGGCTACGGAAAGCTGCTGCGAATCTTCGGCGGACGCAGAGTACTCGTGGCTGTGATTTGGACCCTTCTTCTCTTGAGCATCCTGATTGTTCCGGTGGTTTTGTTGGCACAGACCCTTGTCGAGGGCATCCACAGTCTAGCGGGCCACCTTAGGGATGGAACTCTCACCGTTCCGTTGCCGCCCGCCCGCATAGAAACCTGGCCTCTCATTGGTGGTCCCTTGAAAACCTTGTGGACGGCAGCTTCCACCAATCTTGGCGAAGTCCTGAAGAGGTTCACTCCCCAGATCAAATCCAGTATTCCGGTATTACTCTCAGTCTCCGCCGGCATCGGCCTGAGTGTGCTGCAATTCGTGCTGTCTATCTTGGTTTCCGGAGTTCTCCTTGCCAGTGCCGATGGCGCTGCAAAGGTCAGCCGTTCTTTGGTTAACCGCCTCTTCGAAAATAACGGCCCCGAGGTCGAGGATCTGGTCGGATCCACTATCCGCAGCGTTACCAGTGGCATTCTCGGCGTCGCCGTAATCCAATCAGCTTTCGCAGGTCTTGGTTTTCTGGTGGTGGGTCTGCCAGGTGCTGGCTTGTGGGCGATGATCTTTCTTTTCGCTGCGGTACTTCAAGTAGGCCCGCTTGTACTAATCCCCGCAGTAGCCTACGTGTTTACGATCGCGAGCACCACCAAGGCTGTCACATTTCTAGTTTGGTGCATCATCGTCGCCCTGATGGATAACATACTGAAGCCGCTCTTGCTGGGCCGAGGTGCTGCCGTTCCCATCGTTGTGGTCTTCTTGGGCGCGATTGGTGGATTTATGGCGATGGGCATTATCGGTCTCTTCGTCGGTGCAGTCGTTTTGTCGGTCGGTTACAAATTGTTACTGGCATGGCTCGAGGGGCCTACGGCGGCCCAGCCCGGCATCTGA
- a CDS encoding DUF2950 domain-containing protein, protein MKTTLLIGSLSKALLALLAAALFCVLAISGYAQPQSNKPSSSPPPEQKTFSSPQQAADALIQATGDYDVSTLLQIFGPQGEDFVSSADPVRDKNAALAFAAKAKEKNVVSLDPKNKARAILIVGNDDWPLPVPIVKNAAGKWYFETKAGHKEILLRRIGANELDAIQVCRGFVEAQNEYAEEIHDNSGVNQYAQKIISTPGKRDGLYWVNADGTPGGPISESIARAIQEGYSSKREPYHGYYFKVLKGQGPAAPLGQLDYVIEGAMIGGFALVAVPAEYRVTGVKTFMVSYDGIVYEKDLGPDSLNIVKNMERYNPDKTWRPTFDQWPVNDSVTGN, encoded by the coding sequence ATGAAAACAACGTTATTAATCGGCAGTCTGTCGAAAGCTCTGCTCGCGCTCCTGGCCGCCGCACTGTTTTGTGTCCTGGCGATCTCTGGGTATGCGCAGCCGCAGTCAAATAAGCCGTCCTCATCCCCGCCGCCGGAACAAAAGACGTTTAGTAGTCCGCAACAAGCGGCGGACGCTCTGATCCAGGCGACGGGCGATTATGATGTTTCCACCTTGCTGCAGATTTTCGGGCCGCAGGGGGAAGACTTTGTTTCTTCCGCAGATCCTGTTCGCGACAAGAACGCCGCGCTTGCCTTCGCTGCCAAGGCAAAAGAAAAGAATGTGGTCAGCCTCGACCCCAAAAACAAGGCGCGAGCTATTCTGATAGTCGGTAATGATGATTGGCCGCTCCCGGTCCCGATAGTAAAGAACGCGGCGGGCAAGTGGTATTTCGAAACGAAAGCCGGCCACAAGGAGATACTGTTGCGGCGTATCGGAGCCAATGAATTGGACGCTATCCAGGTCTGCCGCGGATTCGTGGAAGCACAGAACGAGTACGCCGAGGAGATCCACGACAATTCCGGCGTCAACCAATACGCGCAAAAGATCATCAGCACACCCGGTAAGCGCGATGGTTTGTACTGGGTAAATGCGGACGGCACGCCGGGCGGTCCGATCAGCGAGAGTATCGCTCGTGCTATTCAGGAAGGCTACTCGAGCAAGCGCGAACCCTATCACGGCTACTACTTCAAAGTGCTAAAGGGACAGGGTCCTGCCGCCCCGCTGGGACAACTCGATTACGTGATCGAGGGAGCTATGATCGGTGGATTCGCCCTGGTTGCAGTTCCGGCGGAATATCGCGTCACTGGCGTCAAGACATTCATGGTCAGCTACGACGGGATTGTGTATGAAAAAGACTTAGGGCCTGACTCCCTGAACATTGTAAAAAACATGGAGCGCTATAACCCAGACAAGACTTGGCGACCGACCTTCGATCAATGGCCCGTGAATGATTCGGTCACCGGAAATTGA
- a CDS encoding DUF3300 domain-containing protein, producing MAVICAVLMLPADVVVLANSPQQAAAPAAPADQASAKLPPDQLDSLVAPIALYPDPLLAQTLAASTYPLEIIQLQQWLEKNKNLKDKALVDAVSKQPWDPSVQAMAALPDVVKRLASDIQWTTDLGNAFLAQQSDVMDAVQRMRKKAQDSGNLKSNEQQKIETKVVESKQVIVVQQASPEVVYVPSYNPTVVYGAPAYPYPPIYYPPPGYYAAGMAISFGVGVAMGAAWGGGWGWGCGWGGNNDITINNNNNFNRNSNISGGNRTNVGSGNRPANQPARGGANAGGKWQHNPQHRGGAPYANRDLANKYGGTARGDSLANRQANARQNQGQRGSFQQAGTGDRGAAGGRQQAGVSDRTAGGRQQGGVSDRSAGNRQQASLNDRSAGGRDVSNRSSGAGVSDMSRGGGDRVGNRSVSDGGGSRGNSAFGGGGSGGFSGSSARASSSRGASSMGGGGGRRGGGGGRRR from the coding sequence GTGGCCGTCATCTGTGCGGTGTTGATGTTGCCGGCTGATGTGGTTGTGCTGGCAAATTCCCCACAGCAGGCAGCCGCTCCAGCCGCTCCAGCTGATCAGGCGTCCGCGAAACTCCCTCCTGATCAACTGGATTCACTGGTTGCCCCGATTGCGCTATATCCAGACCCACTGCTTGCCCAGACGCTGGCGGCATCTACGTATCCGCTCGAAATTATCCAGCTGCAGCAGTGGCTGGAGAAGAACAAGAATCTCAAGGACAAGGCGCTGGTGGATGCGGTGTCGAAGCAGCCCTGGGATCCAAGCGTCCAGGCTATGGCCGCTCTGCCGGACGTGGTTAAGCGGCTGGCCAGCGACATCCAGTGGACCACCGATCTGGGAAATGCCTTCCTTGCACAACAGAGTGACGTGATGGACGCCGTGCAGCGTATGCGCAAGAAGGCCCAAGATTCGGGGAATCTGAAATCCAACGAGCAGCAGAAAATCGAAACCAAAGTCGTTGAAAGCAAGCAGGTGATCGTTGTTCAGCAGGCCAGCCCCGAGGTAGTCTACGTTCCCAGCTATAACCCGACGGTGGTGTACGGTGCTCCTGCCTATCCTTATCCGCCAATTTACTATCCTCCGCCGGGCTATTACGCCGCAGGTATGGCGATCTCGTTTGGCGTCGGCGTGGCGATGGGAGCGGCTTGGGGTGGCGGCTGGGGCTGGGGTTGCGGATGGGGTGGCAACAACGACATCACCATCAACAACAACAACAATTTCAATCGCAACTCGAACATAAGCGGAGGCAACCGCACCAACGTAGGCAGCGGAAATCGGCCGGCGAACCAGCCAGCGCGCGGCGGTGCGAACGCGGGGGGCAAGTGGCAGCACAATCCGCAGCACCGCGGCGGAGCTCCCTATGCAAATCGGGATTTAGCAAACAAATATGGGGGCACAGCGCGTGGAGACTCACTGGCGAACCGGCAGGCGAATGCGCGCCAGAACCAGGGTCAGCGTGGCAGTTTCCAGCAGGCAGGCACGGGTGACCGCGGCGCTGCAGGCGGACGACAACAGGCGGGCGTGAGCGACCGAACTGCGGGCGGCCGGCAACAGGGCGGCGTGAGTGACCGCAGTGCGGGGAATAGACAACAGGCAAGCCTGAACGACCGCAGTGCCGGTGGGCGGGACGTGAGTAACCGCAGTTCGGGAGCTGGAGTAAGCGATATGAGCCGCGGTGGGGGAGACCGCGTCGGTAACCGCAGCGTTTCCGATGGCGGCGGATCGCGCGGCAACAGCGCCTTCGGTGGCGGTGGCTCTGGTGGGTTCAGCGGGAGCAGCGCACGGGCGAGCAGCTCGCGTGGCGCTTCCAGCATGGGTGGTGGCGGTGGCCGTCGCGGCGGCGGTGGCGGGCGCCGGAGATAA